From the genome of Seriola aureovittata isolate HTS-2021-v1 ecotype China chromosome 18, ASM2101889v1, whole genome shotgun sequence:
tggctcaccgacctgttattactagagctccagagagaagcctgagagaggagatgtaaaactacactgagacggtttttggttcttaaaaccacaaatataccTTCTTCTGGATCagcacttcaaaataaaacacagggaaagtttaaaatatgggaccttttaactGTGAATCACTTTTAATATATTCTACAGGCACAGTCTGCTACAGCTGCATCtaacaataaattaaacaaaatgcaTAAACTCCTAATTGGGTCACACAACACTGAGGCCTGTTTTCATTCCTTAATAACTGGTGACAGGTGAGGCTGAATCCAGAATCCAGGGCTGAATAATTAATCTCATAATCAATCTATATTTGAAATCTCTATATTCAAATCttaggagctgcaattttttcaTATCAGTATAAATGAGGCATTGTGCTACAGAGACGTCCCGACCTACAAATCATACTCACACCTGTCTCTCCCAGTAACAGACTGGTTTACAGCCCGTCCCGCACAGGAAAGTTTATGACCAGCAGACACATGATCAGACCGATCCCTCGTGGACACGGTTAAAGTCTGGACACATCTGTAGACGTTTGTCAGGGCGGATCAGGCCGCAGACAGACTCTCTCCCAGGTGACCTGAAGGCGTCACGCGGACCGAGGAGTCGTTCTCGTCCTATATTGTTGTGAATATTGTGAAGAAGCTTTGTCACGTCATCGTATCAGAGCTGAGATATTTCTAGAGTCTGATATTATTGTAACAGAGCAGTTTCCTGATAATACGAGTAGGCGTCTGTTTTTCTGACTCAGCGTGATGATGTCATAAATAAAGAGTCTGAAGTCCCCCTCGGTGTGAGCTGCTATCCTGGTGTGAACTGTTCCTGAAGCagtgaaatcacacacacacacacacgtacgacttcttgtttttgtagtttGAGAAGATCAGACTCGTCGTTTGACTTTTTGTCCTCCAAGCTCGTGGCTCAGGAGTCGTCAGCGCCGTGCGGCACCGTGCAAACAGCTGATTAGTAACAAACGATTAGAGATTAGATGATTattcaactgacagaaaatcagGTAATCCATGAAGTGATTCAGTTTGATCTGAGGATTTGCTCCTTTGCTAAAATAATATTCTTAAATGTCTTTTGAATTCCTCATTAGTGAAGgattttttattgtttggcTTGTTCCTTTTTTAACTATCtacttattattttcatgattaatcaattaattatttggccaataaaacatcagaaaatggtgaaacttTGGTGATTAAGCAATTGTCAAAActtgttaattttctgttggtccactaatcaattaattgacaaaGTGTTTTAAGTTCTAGTTAGTTctgcaatgattagtcgattgatcgatcaaaaataaatcagcaacTGATTTGGTTAATTCGGTTCTGTTTATTATTAGTTAACGTTTCTATTCTATTaaattgtttatgttttgtagGTTAAAAACCTTCCGGCACTTTGGCCATTgtgcttgaaaaataaaatagatcCAGACAAACTGACATTCTCACCTCAGGAGCTGTTttgtagctgttctggagctctccatcatatcacatgatcttcatcagcagatgaaatATGCTCAGGTGTCTGGAAGCTGTAGATCTTCGTTTTCTCTCCGTGCACTTTAACGACTTCTCGTCCGTGTTGGCTCAACAGTGGCGAGTCAAGAGTTTAAATCATGACCGTGAAAAGAAAGATTTCAGGCCGCTGCAGTTTAGAGGATCCACTTCATCTTCTCTCTTAAGTCTcaaaccttttttgttttctctcttttctttttcaggtgaTTCCCTGGAACAGTGCACGTTCATAGCAGGTTTGCATTCTCACCTGCAAGCCAATGTAAGTCGTGTTGAGTGACTGCGTGTGAAAGAGGTATTCAAGCATTgctcatattattattattttttttaaacctctcGAGATCAAATCCTCTTAAAGAAACGGGGTCTAAGGGGTTGACGGGATGTTaagaaaagtatttttgtgTCAGTCGAACTTCCCCTGAATGCAACACGTGAGCTGTTATTACGGCGACGGGGGAAATTCGACCTGCGGCACAAGAATGCGTTCTTGACTCGGCTTGCATGGAGGACGGTGGGATAACATCTTCACTCATGAGCTCCGGGTGACGGCTGTTTTTCTCTGGTGACCTCAGGTTTCTGGAGTAAGACGACTTTGCATGAATGTCGGTCTGAATGTCTTAATTTGAATTTCACATCAGTCTGGgacgtgttttttttaatcttttggcTCCTTCCTTTTTCCTATTTCCTCTTTGCCCACTCAGCTCTGTCAATGATTTGaattgatgataataatattttagCTGACAGAGAATTAATCAGCAGACTCTGAGAactttggtgtttcctgtcgCTTTAACGATCAAccgatcaatcaatcaacctTTATTTGTACATACAAAGAGCTTCagtaaaacagctgaaaataaaagaggacaaattaaattataaagctgacaatgagatacaataacattcatttaaaaagctataataacattagcaaacaaattaataataaagtaatagataaaaacaataaattgatacaattaaataaattaaattaagtttgTTTAAACTGATGATCTTGATTtttaagaagctgaaaccagaaaatattttgcatttcttctttaaaaatgactttaatgatTAAACAATTATCTGTAATCCTTATATAGTAAGTAGCTaacaatactgtgtgtgtgtgtgtgtgtgtgtgtgtgtgtgtgtgtgtgtgtgtgtgtgtgtgtgtgtgtgtgtgtgtgtgtgtgtgcgcgctctcAGGGACCATCACTATCCTCATGTCCTATGGAGGAGGCTTCAACGGACGCACTGAGCGAGTCCGCCAGGCGCCCCACTATGACCAGGTGCCACGAGGCTCCTTATCCCGAGAAGACTCCTACGATCTGCAGCCGCTGAGAGAGCAGAGGGCGCCTCACCTCGCTCAGAGCGCCGACCCCCTCCCGCCTCCGCCTCTGCCGGACCAGCCTCCCGTGGGGCCCGAGTTCGATCCCAGCGGCAGCGAGGGCGACACCGACCCGGACCACGACCCGGCCATCGACATCAAACCGGTCCACCGCTTCATCCCGGACTCCTGGAAGAACTTCTTCAGAGGAAGCAACCGCAGCAGTAACCAGCCGTGGTCCATGACCTCCTCCTcgtacaacaacaacaacagcaccacCGAGGGCGTGCGCTGCTCGCCGCCCCAGTCCCCCTCTGTTCCCGGGTCGTACCGGGACCCCTATGGCGGCTCAGGCGGCAGCTACAACTCCAGGAAGGAGCTTCTGGAAGTTCACGATGCCCAAGAATCTGTGTCGGGCCGCACCTACCGCACAGGCCTGACCTACAGCGAGCGGGTGGAGGAATACCATCAGCGCTACGGCTACATGAAGTCCTGGGGGGGGCTGCTCAGGATTCTGGGCTgcgtggagctgctgctgggggcGGCCGTGTTCGCCTGCGTCTGCGCCTACATCCACAAAGACAACGAGTGGTTCAACAGTTTTGGATACTCGTCTCCTGGAGGAGGATACGGAGGTTTGTACGGTGGCAACTATGGCGGGAGCTACTACACGGGCCCCAAGACGCCGTTTGTGCTGGTGGTGGCAGGACTGGCCTGGGTGGTGACTGTGATTGTTTTAGTGCTGGGGATGACCATGTACTACCGCACCATCCTGCTGGACTCCTCCTGGTGGCCTCTGACGGAGTTTACCATTAACCTGGCTCTGGCGGTGCTCTACATGGCAGCAGGTGGGTAACAGCTGGACACACAAACCTTTTCTTTGGGCTGCAGCAGGcgattactttcattattgattaccTCTGCTAAGGAGGTTAGATATCTTCAGCAGGATCACACAAAACGTAATGAAgcgatttgcactgaacttagtggagggatggaggatgTGTCAGAGAAGAACCTGTTAAAATTTAGGGATAATCTGGATCATTTACCTTGAATTTGACTTTTGTTTCTTCAAAGCTCCGTTCTAACTATAATTATAATTTCCCCACACACCAAAGTGACATCttgaaatgtcttattttgaccgaccaacagtccaaagtTTTCTCTCTTTAGATGATCAAAATGATATTTTGATCATCTAAAGTTTTGTATTCGTTTTGTGGAGTAATCATTtacacaaagagggaatttgAACATCTGCAACATGCTGTTTATTCTCTGTGttcgttttattttattttatattgtttgtgGCACTACGGAGAAGCACTACATTTCCTGGCGTAACTGTGCAATAACAAATAAAGACATTCTATTCAATTCTACTCTGAAGCCTCATTGTCTTCACAGGATGAGGACTGAGATTCGTCTCTCGTCACTTATATGAAACTGATTTGGGATCGTGTCTCTTCAGGGCCTGAGAACTTTCTGATAGTTGAAATACTTTAGTATTTCTTCCACCTCTGCTGGaaagagcagctgctgtgttttaataatgtttcaGTTCTCTGAGCAGCACCAACAAATGTTTCTGATCCATTCTGGCGTGTTTGGTGTTTGTTCACCAGGCATCGTCTATGTCCGTGACACGACCCGCGGAGGGCTCTGCTCCTACCCGGTCTTCAACAACGGCATCAACGGGGCGTTCTGCAGGACAGAGGCGGGCCAGACCGCCGCCATTATCTTTCTGTTCGTCACCATGGTCGTTTATCTGATCGGAGCGCTCGTGTGTCTGAAGCTGTGGAGGCACGAAGCCGCACGCAGATACCAGGAGCGGTACGGCCAGGAGGTAAGATCTGGGGCTCGGGATTCCTCGGATTCACTCAGGAattctttacacacacacacacacacacacacacacacacacacacacacacacacacactgcaatgcAACAGAAACCACATCATTTGCACACAGGCTCACAGCTGTGGTGTAGTGAGTAGGTGAAGTCTGTgaatccatgtgtgtgtgtgtgtgtgtgtgtgtgctgcagggaAATGAGGTGTACACACAGGTTAGTTTTAACTACGGACTTGTTAGATTGTGTTTTGAcctcttaaaggaatagttcactAGTATGAGAAATATGTGTATGTGGTTTCTTGCTGAGAACAGCTTCAGCTCAGCGtcacacaaagactggaaacaggagggaaCGGTTCGCCCCGCttgctgtttcctcctgtttccagtctttgtgtgaCGCTAACCGGCGAATGACATTGATCTTTCTTACCCAACTCTCCACGTGGCAAGACGAAGCTTCTGGCCCAACATCTGCCTGGGTCCTCGGCCCCGAGTCTGGCCgatatacttccacatctggaccgaTTCCTCCTGTGATGACAGCCAGggagattttctgtgtgtgtgtgccagcgttgatccagatgtggaagtagcacCCGACAGTCATGCTGTATGTGGGCCGGACTTGGGCCGAGGAACCTGGGCGCACATTGAGCCAGAAGAAGAACGATATGTGGCCCAAGTGTTCACCTGAAGAAAACggtgaactgttcctttaagagaCCAAAACTGAACACTGAACTGTGTATCACTAAGACTAGCCCAGAGTGTTAGCTTGTCTTAGCATATcttagtctttatgctaagatgCTAAGCTTAGCATCTTAACTTCTGGGTCTTCTGTGTGAAGCTGCATCTAATTATTAGTTATCAGTGGGataatgtttgtctttgttctttgtGCACAGATGCAGCCGTCCGGGATGCGAGCTGCACATTCACTGGTAAGAATcctgcaaagaaaaaataaccTAACGCAGAGCAACACGTCCAAACTGGTGACAGCATGAAGGCTGCAGCTCGTTCCTCTGTGTTCAGAAGCTCAATCTCCACATTTACTTTGACccggtttgtgtttctctgttgtcGTGTGTCCGCAGGATTTTGTAGCTCCCGCTCCCAAAACTGCGGACCAGGTGGAGGGCTCCTCCCTCGTCCTGGTCAAAGCTCCTCCTCCTAAAGCAGTTCCAGCAAAGATCCTGCAGGGAGCCATACCGTCAGGACACATTCCTAAACCTGTCGTTGTGCCCGACTATATTGCGTAAGTGATGCAAAGAAAAACTTTCTTTAGCAGATTACATTTTGTTAAAATCTAGAGTTACAAACTGGGAGGAGCAGctggtttttatttcctgttcaGAGCTTCACATACTGTTTGTACAAGACACAATCACTCTGATACAATAAAACCCAAAGGCACAATAAAAGACGCAGGTagataaagacagacaggtgagaacaAGGTGACAACAGGTGACAGCAGGTTTCAAATTACACAGACACTGAGGGCAGAGCCGAGTGCTAACGAACCATTTCTTTAAAGAAGTCTAAATTGTGAAGGAAACTAGGACTgctaataatgattattttcattattgataaatcCACCgattattttcttgtttgattgatcagctgtttgtctataaaatgtcagaaaatgatgaaaaaccaGCAGGTTATAACTGTCAGAAGAAACCAGAACAAATACACACCTGAGGAGCTGGAGCCAGATCATTTCAAATGACTCTAAATGATTGActgttgatcgactaattgATCCCCCCCACAATGCAGGAAGTACCCGACCATTCGGACCGACGAGGAGCGGGACCAGTACCGGGCCGTGTTTAACGACCAGTACGCAGAGTACAAAGAGATCCACTCGGAGGTGCAGGTGACCCTCAAGAAGTTTGATGAGATGGACGCCATGATGCGCAGTCTGCCGCAGCACCCGACCAGCCAGATGGTGAGtgttctctcacacacacacacacacacacacacacacacacacacacacacacacacacacacacacacacacacacgtagaacCTCAGTGTTGGTTTCTATCTgttcttcatcttttctctttcactctctccacaCTGAAGTCTCGTTTCTCTGAATCAAAGCTGCGTGAAAGTTATTCTCCTTTGTGCTTTTTCAGGTTTTATATTTAGCTTTCACCTTTTATTTCCAGATATGTCGATGctgtttaaattcaaattttaactCCATCAAACTTTTGACACGTAAGGATCAGTTTTCCAGGCACCAGTGTTCTTTAGTGCtgtgatatttattttgttcctgTGATATATATTCTCTTCTGaggaaaacacttttatttccaCTCCACTTCAAATCAGCACATGCTGCTTTCAGCTGCTTGAACCTGATTCAAGTAAAAACCAAACACCGCCTGATGAATACATGTTTCACAGAGCGTGTTGGGGCTGAACCCAGTAAGCAGCCATTAAAATAGTCTTCCAGCTGTTTCCATGAAAGTTTCTGCAGATTCATCTTTCCCACACGATGCGTCCTAACGACTTTAGTGATAATCAGATGTTTCCTCCTGTTGTTATTTTGAACCAACCCACATGTTTGGGTTCATGTGAGCGCTGAGGAAGCATTGTGATTGCGTGTCTGAGATTCTGcacccagcctttttttttgttgtgccTCATTTCCTCATCCTTCTAACTTCCTCTGTTTGCACTTCCTGATCGCCGCTCTACTTCCTCTCCACCCTCAAATTCCTTCTGTGCTCTGAGTCCGGAGCGCCGACGcttcacagcagctgattttcAAGCTTGTTTAAAGGTCGTGTGACGTAAGTTCAACACgttgtccctctctctctctctctttctctaggAGGTTGAACGCATCAGCAGAATCCTTCAGGATtaccagaagaagaaaaatgtgagCTGATTGTCATCTCCATATTTTCCAGATACTTTCTGtagcagtgttttgtttttcttaccgCTCATGTTCCAGGTTCTGTATTATCTCTTCAAACATGGACATCTGTTCCCCACAGAaccttaaagggatagtttgggttttttgaggtggggttgtgtgaggtagcAGGGCGTTCCCCCGTCAGGAGACCTGACCCGGGGGCGGGGGCAGAGCGGCAGAGCGCTgtgttgctgtgggcggggccaccaGAAAAAACATGTGTTAGACACTTGTAAAAAAACGCCCAACGAAACAATCCGATTCccgtttaaatgaagcttcatgtaaaatattttcctttggcactgcatttttttttaaccgctGAACTACTGCGGCGTACGAATACGGAAGtgcagcattttttaaaaatgcagtgccaaaggaaagtgccGTTTTCACGGGAAGATAAATCGCTGAAAAGAGTTTTTACTGGCGACTCCTTTCAGTGGAGAACAATGGAGCGCTGGAGTCTATCAGGTTTCAGATGCACGCAAATCATATGTCAGTAGGATCAATACATTCATTATCACCCAGTGTGTAATAGCCGTCATATAAGAAACTGctccagcagctgaaatgaCGGTAAATGATCATTAAAGTCTGAACCctgagtttttcttcttcttcttcttctccaggaCCCGACGTTCCTGGAGAAGAAGGAGCGCTGCGAGTACCTGAAGAGCAAACTGTCTCACATCAAACAGAAGATCCAGGAATACGACAAAGTCATGGAGTGGAACGACGGCTACAGCTAAACCTCCGAGGCGCCTCCACCCCGACAAAGACAGAACTAAGAACTGATGCTGACggagaaaataacattttaactGGAAACACTGGAAACGAAACCAGACCACAGGAgcgccgggggggggggggtcagtctGGGAGTAAAACATTTATCAGCagttctgtttgtatgtgtttgttaaaACCCACAAGTAGAAGCAGAAGGGTTgaatgttttatgcttttttggGAAATTCACCGGAGGGTTGATCAGTCTTAACTCTCTCAGCAAAGACCTCCGAGCTGCTGCACGCACCTCTACAGCTCACAGGTAACAGGTTATACATTGTTCTGGAGTAGAAATGACAGTTAGCCATTTGACTGGGTTTAATATGCcggattattttctttataatcCTCCATTAAACATCAAACTCTCATTTTTTTATTCGTCTGCGTCGGCGACAGTCGGAGCCGGAGGcagattgttttcaggttgtccgtcccgTTTCTCATGGACGtgatctcagtaacaccttgacacaagtttttcagatttggcacaaacattcactaggagtcaaggatgaactgattcgattttggtggtcaaaggtcaaaggtcaaggtcgcaGTGACCTCACGACacacagttttggcctcttgaatgtggtATCTTAAGACCACCTTGAGGAAAtttagatttggcacaaacattcactcggactcaaAGATGAAGTGATTGGATTTTGTCACGgttcaaggtcacggtgacctcatgTTCTTATGAATGTGATATGTATCGGGAACgccactgtgacctcacaaaacatgtttatacTCACAAGTTCAGACACTGATTATAACACAGTTTAACTCAATTCACTATTAGgatgaaaatgaagtgatgacgttttatatccaaatggtcaaaggtcacggtgatgtcataatgttctgtaaaaacacttgtGGCCAgtattcaacgctgtaactcaggaaggagcGATTGTGACTGTATTTCTAGTTACACTAAAGTTTTTGTACGGATCAAACAGACAATGTGAtggtgagctttagaggtgcttgTAGGCAGCTTGCGCTAGCTGTTTCCCTTGGtttacagtctttgtgctaagctaagctaacagtctcCTGGCTGCTGACAGATATGAGAGCGGTATTGGTCTCAGACTCATGGatcccactgtgtgtgtatataatgtgtgtgtgtgtgtgtgtgtgtgtgtgtgtgtgtgtgtgtgtttgatactGTGACTGTAATTGTAGTTTAACCACTTCATTTCCCAAACGACTGGAATCCGACGTGAATGTTTGCGTGAAGAGATGGGAGATGTTGTCAGATGGAAgaagggacagagaggaaatataaaatatgctGCATTATTCCTGTCCAGgtttacctcctcctccctgcaggtCCGCCcacctgtctgtcagtctcCGTGTTTGTCAGCTGTCTAAATAAATTTCCCAACTTCCCAGCCTGACATGAAAACCACTGCTTGTCCCGATAAATCCcgtctgagctgctgtgaggattgttttaatttttatatgtaaCTGAATTTGGAAATATACATGATACATGTCCTATTGTGACTTTGTCCCTCCATTTCATAGATTAAACATTTTGTACTTTGTCAATTAAATACCCTCAGTGCCTAAACATCTCCATTTGACCTTCTTTcatactgtaaaacactgaacCCTCAAATGCCGTCATAAGATGTGTATTTCTCTTACGTTAGCAGGTAGAACTGTAAATATTCTGCTGTAAATGTCCACATACTTTCATAATTGAAGTGATTACTTGGTGCTTTCTGTCCTCAGATTACAGTTCTGCTCATCCACCGAgtctctgctgcttttcc
Proteins encoded in this window:
- the marveld2a gene encoding MARVEL domain-containing protein 2, yielding MSYGGGFNGRTERVRQAPHYDQVPRGSLSREDSYDLQPLREQRAPHLAQSADPLPPPPLPDQPPVGPEFDPSGSEGDTDPDHDPAIDIKPVHRFIPDSWKNFFRGSNRSSNQPWSMTSSSYNNNNSTTEGVRCSPPQSPSVPGSYRDPYGGSGGSYNSRKELLEVHDAQESVSGRTYRTGLTYSERVEEYHQRYGYMKSWGGLLRILGCVELLLGAAVFACVCAYIHKDNEWFNSFGYSSPGGGYGGLYGGNYGGSYYTGPKTPFVLVVAGLAWVVTVIVLVLGMTMYYRTILLDSSWWPLTEFTINLALAVLYMAAGIVYVRDTTRGGLCSYPVFNNGINGAFCRTEAGQTAAIIFLFVTMVVYLIGALVCLKLWRHEAARRYQERYGQEMQPSGMRAAHSLDFVAPAPKTADQVEGSSLVLVKAPPPKAVPAKILQGAIPSGHIPKPVVVPDYIAKYPTIRTDEERDQYRAVFNDQYAEYKEIHSEVQVTLKKFDEMDAMMRSLPQHPTSQMEVERISRILQDYQKKKNDPTFLEKKERCEYLKSKLSHIKQKIQEYDKVMEWNDGYS